The Salvia miltiorrhiza cultivar Shanhuang (shh) chromosome 2, IMPLAD_Smil_shh, whole genome shotgun sequence DNA window ATAGGCCATGTGTTGTGTGACACACTCATATTTTTTAATAGATTAATTCCATCAGACGCTAATCCCAATCGAACATTGCAACATTCCTTAGGTTAAGCTCGTTTATGGAAGAATGAGCATGAGCAGTATCATATTTTCGTGCATCATATTGCacaatatgataattgagaatGACGGGGCGGGCGCAGCCGATTGGGAAGTCGAGGCCGACGGTGAGGGATCAAGCAACGGTTCTCATACAGAGTTCAACACCAGAGCACCGCCAGAATTTGCCACCTATATTGCCCAAAGCTCAAACCTCAAGGACAACCATTTGCACGCTCGACTCCACGACGATTTAGTCGAGCATATATGGGCACGCTTTGGTCCCGTCGAGCCATAGTTCGTAGATTTAATTTTCTCAAcattattgtaatatttatttttatttttttaattaatgtaacgTTTGccttttattttaatgaaaattaagttgttaaatttaatgtaaaatttaattgaaaacaaacattaaaaataaatacaaaataaaaatcaaaattttagagTTGGGGAGGGTGGGCTCTTAAATGGTGAGGACCACATTTAAGAACTCACCTTAACTTTCTATTGTGGATGCCCTTAGAGCTTGATATAAATGTAGTAAAAGGTCAACGACGTATTGATTGAGTACCTATGATGACAACTTTCTTAAAGTGTCATAAATTTAGTGCAGTAAtagacattttttttagtaGTTAAGCTTGTAATTTACGATTTAAGGACACTTGAGACCGGATTTAAACCACAATTGGATGTCcaaaaaattgaagacattgTAGTAATTGATTGAGCAAAATGAAGCTAGTTTAGTATCTCGACCACAAAAATCTAATCTCTATTATAGATTTTCCCTTTTGAAAAATCACTAGACTAGTAACAACTTAGGTTGTTATCACTTACAAAATTGAGAGAGAAGTTGTTGAACAAGGGGGAAAGCTTATCACGAAAATCGGAGACAAATGGGTGTTTGGCGTTTGACGGCAAATTGGGAGAAGGGGTATATGAAGTGTCTTTTAATTTTAACGAGAAATAAgtgaaataaaaaagaattatatttttattttgttataatcTTAGTCAGCAATTTGGTCTTACTCAACAATTAATTATATGGCAAAttaatccacataagctccatCTCATCACTCTGGTCGCCGGAAAAAATTGGGGGattaaattgcaaaaattgaaaaagtggtgatttaattcgccacattttaaaagtcacgttaaaattacaaattcaaaattattcgtgattttatttgcaaaaccCCTCATTTTTATTAGTTGATTCTACTTGAATCTAGTTTGATTAACCACCCCTTGAATTTGATGATTCTAGAGATCTGAAATAACCTATTAATAGTATTTATAGTTTTTAATTCGCCAATCTCACTTAATATAATCATGCTTCCCAATAATTATAACTACACTCATATACGTACAACATGAAGGACTAACAATGAATTATCAAGTATCTATCtaattatgtaaaaaaaaaaatatgaagtaTCTAAAATTGTTATccttacatataaaaaaaatttgtgtcaatggataaaaatatttacttttaattttatacGAAAAATGTTCACTTTTATAACAATATGTATTCTATATTCAAATTAAGAagaagtgattttttttattaaaatgcggttttatataaaaggaaaagaaaaaatgatctcataaaagcacaaagacgcagactagGAGATCGGGACTCAAAAAAGAGATCAAGAAAACACCGAAAAAGAACTCACAAGCCAGAAAGGCTTCAACACCCTAAACACACAACTAACTAGTAAAATCAAATTAAGAAGAAGTGATTATTAATACATCTTTGAATGCTGGTGAATATGCTTTGCTTTTTGGGAAAAGTTCGATATTTTCTTATACAATTGTATAATTGTACTTGCCTAAGAAATTGTAAATAAAAGTTGTAATTGTAAAACAATTATATTGATTGCTCgatcaataatttttttgaattgtggaatttattttaattttaatttttaaataatatgttATTAATATGTTGAAGTAATgcaataattgaaaaatattttaagtaTAATTTTTCTGCCATAAAATTTAATTTcctattgaaaaatataagtacACGACCCAAAAACCATTTGTACCGTCAGAAGATATGAAgacatttttttgtataaaactTAAAAGAGTggacattttattttttgattaaaaTGACGTTGACGCTTGTCCAATTAGGTGGTCACGTGCTCATAGTAAAAACGAATCCACCCACCCACCCCTTAATGATATGCTTAGAACCTAATTTACTTATTCCTTATCTTTAACTTTGACAAATCCACTCCCTTCAAATATACATTTGACCAATCATTAcacaataataaattttaataaatttgattcattttcaaattttagttaCGGATAATTGCAAcctttttcttcaatttctttttaaATACAACAATCAAAGCAGTgatttcattatattttttttttattatgtttcTTGTTATGAATACATGCGCGGCGCCTGCTACACAACATTATTTGTGCACTAATGAACAAAATAAAGCTTAATAAATTAGAGAAATCCCTGCcctataaaaaagaaaaaaagaaaaatcaacaATATTGACGTTTCCTTTGAATCTCTCCTTAATCTAAGCCTAAGCCAAAATACAACCCAAAGAAGTACCCGAATTTACGCAATTACCCCTAAACAATCTTTCCGCTATATCACAAATACACTATTTCATTGCCTAAACCCGAACCCGCCCGACTGATTCGGGTACCGCAGGCTAAACGCGTCGACCGACCCGGGCAATCCCTGAGTCAACCCGGTCAGGTGCTGCGGTAGTAACCCCGAGTTGCTGACTCGCTGATTACCGTCCATGAAATTAGCAGGGGCAAATGTGTCATTTTGACTGGCGGGAGGGGCGCTCGTCTGTTGGGCCTGCAGCAGTTCCGGCCAAAGTGGGCCGAGCCCGGCCAGCGTGGCCCAATCGAAATTCCCGGAGCTCAATCGCTGTAGATTCAGCTTCTGATCATCTTGCAGCTGAGAATTCTTCAGAGAATCCATGGAGAAGTAACGATCGTCGAGCTCCGGGAGAGAATCCAGCACGTCGTCGTATTGCGACGAACAAGACGACGAGGAGTCGTGGCTGTATTCCTTGCTCTGAACAACGCCGCCGGCCAAGGCGGCGCTCCGGTCCTGCCCGCTCGAATTCTTCTTGTATATCCGACACAAAACCCAATCGTCGAGCTGAAAACAAGTAGAGAGAGAGCGATTTAGACTCGAACAAAATGAAGAAATTAACTAGAGTACATAGTTTCTAAAAATGTTCAAACCTTGGAGCTGCCGTTTTTTCTCGAAGATTCCGAGAGCCGGTATTCATGCATAATCCAATTAGTTTTGGTTCCTTTGGGAGCTTTTCCGACGTAGAAAACTAAGGCTTTTTTAATTCCGACTTTCCTTCCTTCAGTTGTGATGATCTTATCGGTTCCGGTCGCTTTCCAGTAACCCGAACCGGCCACCCGATTCGGCCGCGAACCGTTGGGATATTTTCTGTCTCTTGGGCTGAAGAAATACCATTCTTTCTCCCCAAACAAAGCTTTACCTAAAATCCCAAAACCGCGTCGTTTAGGCTTCTGGATGAGGTGAAGAAGACGAAATTGAAAGAATTGCAAATAAAAACACTTAATACTTACTTGGAAGATCCCATGGATCGAACTTGTACAAATCAACATCTCCAATGATCTGCAGCGGGAAATGGTGGCCGGCGACTTTCCGGCAGAGATACTGCACGAGCAGCTCCTCGTCCGTCGGAAAAAACCTGAATCCCGGCGGAAGACTCAGCTGCGAGCGCGGGTCGCTTTCTCGGACGCCCATCTCTTCTTCCCCGATTAGGTTTTTTGCGGCTTCTCTAATGATACAAGATCAATCAAACAGTGAGAGAGTAATGCAAAGATATTCTCAATTGTGTTTTTTTTATCGTTGAGAATATttagatttttcttcttttttcctcCGGAAATGAGAGGAGGCGGTTGTGTATATATAGAAGGGGCGGGGTGTTGAGTACGGATTGGTCTGTGTCATGTGGGGCCCACGGGGACACCGTTTAAAACGTGACACGTAGAGGGTGTTCGGCTTGTATCAAATGGCCGACCTTATCCTATGGTAAACGGTGGAAGCGTTTTACTAGTCCAGGTGCGTGAACGTGCAACTTTTAGTCTTATTCCAATCACCAACCCACGCCGTCATTTTTGTGGCCAAAATATTATTTCACAAATATTTGCATGTTTAACACAATTTTATGAATTATAATGTTTTATACAGATCAAGAATCTAATTCAAAAACAATCCTACATTAATAAAAGGGTttatagccagaaaatacataagtttcatcaaatttgcattTTGTACATGACCTTTAAAATTAATTCCATAATACACAGACTATTGAGTTTATTGTAATTTGCACACGGCGAGAACTCCGGCCATAATTACAGTTGACCGGCAATGATGTGGACTATATGCGTGTCATTTTTATTGTAGGTGGCAATACGCGTGGCATTTTAATTGATTTGGCAATACATAtgtcatttttattaataaa harbors:
- the LOC131013237 gene encoding NAC domain-containing protein JA2-like; the encoded protein is MGVRESDPRSQLSLPPGFRFFPTDEELLVQYLCRKVAGHHFPLQIIGDVDLYKFDPWDLPSKALFGEKEWYFFSPRDRKYPNGSRPNRVAGSGYWKATGTDKIITTEGRKVGIKKALVFYVGKAPKGTKTNWIMHEYRLSESSRKNGSSKLDDWVLCRIYKKNSSGQDRSAALAGGVVQSKEYSHDSSSSCSSQYDDVLDSLPELDDRYFSMDSLKNSQLQDDQKLNLQRLSSGNFDWATLAGLGPLWPELLQAQQTSAPPASQNDTFAPANFMDGNQRVSNSGLLPQHLTGLTQGLPGSVDAFSLRYPNQSGGFGFRQ